One region of Arvicola amphibius chromosome 3, mArvAmp1.2, whole genome shotgun sequence genomic DNA includes:
- the LOC119810091 gene encoding olfactory receptor 7G2-like produces the protein MGFTNQTVATNFLLLGLSSDPELQPVMFGLFLSIYLVTMIGNLFIILSIISDSHLHTPMYFFICNLSLNDLCTSTTIIPKMLVNFQEQNLSISFAGCLTQACFAMLFASLECCLLAAMAYDRYVAICYPLRYTVIMNWRMCSLLTLFSLLSSTMNALLLSLTVLWLSFCKDLEIPHFFCEITQVIKAACSSTFVNNVLINIAGLTFGGITFAGIIFSYTEIVSSVLKIPSVQGRYKAFSTTGSHLSVVSLFYGTALGVCISSAVTHSRRITAVASVMYTVVTQMLNPFIYSLRNKDMKQALKKLIFSILT, from the exons ATGGGATTCACAAACCAAACAGTTGCTACTAACTTTCTCCTCCTGGGCCTTTCGAGTGACCCAGAATTGCAACCTGTCATGTTTGGACTGTTTCTGTCCATATACCTGGTCACAATGATTGGGAATCTGTTCATAATCTTGTCCATTATTTCAGATTCTCATCTCCATACTCCCATGTACTTTTTTATCTGCAACCTCTCCTTGAATGATCTCTGTACAAGCACCACAATAATCCCAAAGATGCTGGTGAACTTCCAAGAACAGAATCTAAGCATATCCTTTGCAGGATGCCTCACCCAGGCTTGCTTTGCTATGCTTTTTGCTAGTCTGGAATGCTGTCTCCTTGCAGCGATGGCATATGATCGCTATGTGGCCATTTGCTACCCCTTGAGGTACACAGTCATCATGAATTGGCGTATGTGTAGCCTACTCACCCTATTCTCCCTGCTCAGTAGCACTATGAATGCATTACTTCTCAGCCTCACGGTGCTGTGGCTGTCCTTCTGCAAAGATTTGGAAATTCCCCACTTCTTTTGTGAAATTACCCAGGTCATCAAGGCAGCCTGTTCTAGCACATTCGTCAACAACGTACTGATAAATATTGCAGGTTTAACATTTGGTGGCATTACTTTTGCTGGAATCATTTTCTCTTACACTGAAATCGTCTCCTCTGTCTTGAAAATACCATCTGTTCAAGGAAGATATAAAGCCTTTTCCACCACGGGGTCTCATCTGTCAGTTGTTTCTCTATTCTACGGGACAGCTTTAGGTGTATGCATTAGCTCAGCAGTAACTCACTCTCGCAGGATAACAGCAGTGGCATCGGTGATGTATACTGTGGTGACACAGATGCTGAACCCTTTCATCTACAGCTTAAGGAACAAAGATATGAAACAAGCCTTGAAGAAACTC ATCTTCAGTATTCTGACCTAA